From a single Poecilia reticulata strain Guanapo unplaced genomic scaffold, Guppy_female_1.0+MT scaffold_271, whole genome shotgun sequence genomic region:
- the arl6ip1 gene encoding ADP-ribosylation factor-like protein 6-interacting protein 1, protein MAESDNKSANLLAQETAQLEEQLQGWREVILAGDRVLRWEQPWFPGALVGVTTVVFLLIYYLDPSVLTGLSCTVMLLCLADYFVPTVALKVFGSNKWTTEQQQRFHEICNNLVRSERRVVGWGKRLCALKEEKPKVYFASVISGLLAVAWIGQQVHNLFLTYLIVSFLLLLPGLNQHGVISKYTAMAKREINKLLKQKEKKNQ, encoded by the exons ATGGCCGAAAGCGACAACAAAAGCGCAAATCTTTTA GCTCAGGAAACGGCccagctggaggagcagctcCAGGGCTGGAGGGAGGTGATCCTAGCCGGAGATCGGGTTCTGCGCTGGGAGCAGCCCTGGTTCCCTGGAGCTCTGGTTGGTGTGACCACCGTGGTTTTCCT GCTGATTTACTACCTGGACCCGTCGGTGCTGACTGGACTGTCCTGCACCGTCATGCTGCTCTGCCTGGCTGATTACTTTGTTCCCACCGTCGCTCTCAAAGTGTTCGGCTCCAATAAGTG GACCacggagcagcagcagcgtttccATGAGATCTGCAACAACCTGGTGAGGAGCGAGCGCCGCGTCGTCGGCTGGGGGAAGCGTCTCTGCGCCCTGAAAGAGGAGAAACCCAAAGTG tactTTGCCTCGGTGATCAGCGGCCTGCTGGCGGTGGCCTGGATCGGACAGCAGGTCCACAACCTCTTCCTCACCTACCTGATCG TgagctttctgctgctgctgccgggTCTGAACCAGCATGGCGTCATCTCCAAGTACACCGCCATGGCCAAGAGGGAGATCAACAAGCTGCtcaagcaaaaggagaagaagaaccaGTAG
- the LOC103460659 gene encoding transmembrane protease serine 6-like, with translation VYNRLAAIPSLVTVYLGRQSQEGSNPNEVIRKVAQITTHPNYSFITLNNDIALLRLSEPVNFTSYISPVCLADSNSSFYSGDPSWVTGWGNTRYYESLPSPGNLLEVEADIVGNGQCSCDYSEILGDQITBNMICAGFREGGKGPCFGDSGGPLVTKQGDRWIQAGIVSFXIGCAEPNLPAVYARVSQYNDWINSHITRNQPGFIRFMSSGTESGLNVSCTTSNSTIHPPTTTTTEPQRVVCGQAPLASKISGGVSVASAGAWPWMASLLKNGQHMCGGTLGTLKLSMTGEEK, from the exons GTTTACAACAGGCTTGCTGCAATCCCATCTCTTGTGACGGTGTATCTGGGTCGTCAGAGTCAGGAGGGATCCAACCCAAACGAAGTTATTCGGAAAGTAGCACAGATCACTACTCACCCTAACTACAGTTTTATAACTCTCAACAATGACATTGCCCTGCTGAGGCTCTCTGAACCAGTGAACTTCACCAGTTACATCTCCCCGGTCTGCCTGGCGGACTCAAACAGCTCCTTCTACAGCGGGGATCCATCCTGGGTTACTGGCTGGGGCAACACCAGATATTATG AGTCACTTCCTTCCCCAGGAAACCTTTTGGAAGTTGAGGCAGATATTGTGGGAAATGGTCAATGCAGCTGTGATTACAGTGAAATATTAGGAGACCAGATTACTRACAACATGATATGTGCGGGGTTTCGTGAAGGAGGGAAGGGACCATGCTTT GGAGATTCTGGAGGTCCACTAGTGACCAAGCAGGGTGATCGATGGATTCAGGCTGGWATTGTGAGTTTTGRTATTGGTTGTGCTGAGCCAAATCTCCCAGCAGTCTATGCAAGAGTGTCCCAGTACAATGACTGGATCAACAGTCACATCACCAGAAACCAGCCGGGCTTCATCAGATTCATGTCCAGCGGGACTGAAAGTGGCTTAAACGTTTCCTGTACAACCTCCAACTCTACAATTCAtcctccaaccacaacaacaactGAACCTCAGC GTGTGGTCTGTGGACAGGCCCCACTGGCTTCCAAGATTTCCGGTGGAGTTTCTGTGGCGTCGGCCGGTGCATGGCCGTGGATGGCCAGCTTACTGAAGAACGGCCAGCACATGTGTGGAGGGACGCTG GGTACRCTGAAGCTGAGCATgacaggagaagaaaaatga